The Carassius carassius chromosome 2, fCarCar2.1, whole genome shotgun sequence genome has a segment encoding these proteins:
- the LOC132107077 gene encoding tyrosine-protein phosphatase non-receptor type 5-like: MAEAPVGEDAHKEQEGATPLTDDPLPEVGIALWKRILKASVTAGAFLLLYTLSQLTGLWVLYMLNGYQAFPAAHKVLDLLQYLLSTSDAYDQQMEMWRVDSLLPLIATLFLGVVILGTGTLFCIKTLVPGNPSCFPDDRRQSMSRQPSFTYSEWTDAKQDFYELDAVPETPVFDCFMDMKTEADPVTLSVKPVGLQERRGSNVSLTLDMCTPGTTEPYGALLSPREQSAQEYLQNASNLLTPEQLHKRALDDATLQAEFYETPMNFVDPKEYNFPGVVRKNRYKTILPNTHSRVCLQAKEEGDFLSTYINANYLKGYGGKEKAYIATQGPTVNTVGDFWKMVWQERCPIIVMITNIEEKNEKCTEYWPEDSVICEGIEITVKQVIQADDYSLRIFTVKSEGEERTLRQYWYTSWPDQKTPDKAPPLLDLVKEVEEARKQAPPNSGPVIVHCSAGIGRTGCFIATSILCQQLSNEGVVDILKTTSQLRLDRGGMIQTAEQYQFVHHVLSLYERLLQKTSEE, translated from the exons ATGGCAGAAGCCCCTGTTGGAGAGGACGCACACAAAGAGCAGGAGGGTGCCACCCCACTTACAGATGATCCCCTGCCAGAGGTTGGGATCGCTCTATGGAAAAGAATATTGAAAGCAAGTGTTACAGCTGGTGCTTTCCTCCTGCTGTACACACTGTCTCAACTCACA GGTTTGTGGGTCCTTTACATGCTGAATGGATACCAGGCTTTTCCAGCAGCACATAAAGTTTTGGATCTCCTTCAGTACCTTCTCTCCACCAGTGATGCCTACGATCAACAG ATGGAGATGTGGAGGGTGGATAGCTTGTTGCCCCTCATAGCCACACTCTTCTTAGGTGTAGTCATCCTTGGTACTGGA ACACTGTTCTGCATTAAAACCCTGGTGCCTGGCAACCCGTCTTGCTTCCCTGACGACCGTCGTCAGTCCATGAGCAGGCAGCCCTCCTTTACATATTCAGAATGGACAGATGCTAAGCAGGATTTCTACGAGCtggatgctgttccggagaccccCGTGTTTGACTGCTTTATGGACATGAAGACCGAGGCTGACCCTGTCACTCTCTCTGTCAAACCTGTGGGCTTGCAGGAAAG GAGAGGTTCTAACGTGTCACTGACGTTGGACATGTGCACCCCTGGTACTACAGAGCCCTATGGAGCGCTGCTGTCCCCTAGAGAGCAGAGCGCACAGGAGTACCTGCAGAACGCATCCAACCTGCTCACCCCCGAGCAGCTGCACAAGCGCGCACTGGACGACGCTACACTGCAGGCCGAGTTCTAT GAAACACCCATGAACTTTGTGGACCCAAAAGAATATAATTTTCCTGGCGTGGTGAGGAAGAATCGCTACAAAACCATACTACCAA ACACACACAGCAGAGTTTGCTTGCAAGCAAAAGAGgaaggtgattttctcagcaCCTACATCAACGCTAATTATTtgaag GGCTATGGAGGGAAAGAAAAGGCATACATCGCTACACAGGGTCCAACTGTAAACACAGTGGGGGATTTCTGGAAGATGGTTTGGCAGGAGCGCTGTCCCATTATTGTCATGATCACCAACATTGAAGAAAAAAATGAG AAATGCACAGAATACTGGCCAGAGGACAGTGTCATCTGTGAAGGTATCGAGATCACTGTCAAACAGGTCATCCAGGCAGATGACTACAGTCTGAGGATTTTCACTGTGAAG AGTGAGGGTGAGGAGCGCACTCTCAGACAGTACTGGTACACATCCTGGCCAGATCAGAAAACTCCAGACAAGGCCCCGCCTCTTTTGGACTTGGTTAAGGAAGTGGAAGAAGCGAGGAAACAGGCTCCGCCCAACAGTGGCCCTGTCATTGTCCACTGCAG TGCAGGGATTGGACGCACTGGCTGTTTCATCGCTACCTCCATCTTGTGCCAGCAGCTAAGCAATGAAGGGGTGGTTGACATCCTGAAGACCACTAGCCAGCTACGCTTAGAcag AGGCGGCATGATCCAGACAGCGGAGCAGTATCAGTTTGTTCATCATGTACTCAGCCTGTATGAAAGACTGCTTCAGAAGACCTCAGAAGAGTAA